TGCCGCCGCCGCCCATGCCGCCCATGCCGCCACCGCCGAAGCCGCCGCCACCGCCGCCAAATTGGGCCAATGGCACGCCAGCGAATGCCGCAGGCAACGCGATACGCATCTTCTTCTTAGTCTTGTTGGTGAAGATCACGGTGCCCTTCTCGGAGTTCATTGGGATGAACTTCACTTCGATGTCACCGTTGTCGATCGCCTGGAACATTTCGACCGTCACGACTTCGTCGGTCGAATTCTCCGATTTGTCAGCCGCAATTACTGCTGTGGCAACAACGCCCAGCATGGCCACGCAGCCAACCCATCGCCCAAACATGTGCCATTTCATAAGAAGAATGCTCCTGTGATTCGCACCGAAAGCGAATATCGGCGAATCGATTAACGACTTCGAGATGATTCTTTAGACAAGATCCGACGCGGCTTTGCCTATAAACGAGCCGGACGCGGATGCTTCTCCTACCCAATACGTAGGAAACACGACAACTAAAGCTTAATCGCTTCAAGCACTGAAGCCAACAATTTTGCAGCGGGATTATTCCCCTTTGTGAAAGGAATCTTATCCACTCATCCTGGGGGAACGCGCGGTAGAATGGGATATCTGGGCTGAAACCTCACCTTATTGGAGGATATTTGCCTCTCAGCACGCAGGGTATCTCACTTGTAGACGCTGAATCCAGGAATCACTTAGGCCTCCTTACTAAGGTACAGATCACTCCGCAAACACCACATCTAAGGAAAAGAAATACCGACAAATCATTTCAGCCACCCCAATATTCCGGTTTGCCAGGGTCCGATAATGTGGATAATAACGATAGCATCCGCGATACACCTTCCTCGTATGAAGAATGGATCCCACGGCGATTAACCCCGTGTCGATTTTCACACCTCGGATTATCCCGTCGGCTTACAAAGGAATGGCACCATGAGTCTCGGCGTCTGGTTGTTGTGGTCTTTCGTCTTCATCGCCTCGCTGGCGGCCTTGGTTCAGGCCTACTTTTTCTTCAAAGGGATGCTCGAGGCAGATCCAGGCACCGATCGCATGCGTGAAATCGCTGGATTCGTTCGCCAAGGCGCCAACGCCTATCTGACGCAGCAGTACACCGTCGTCGCCGTGTTCTTCGTTGCGATCAGCTTAGTGCTCGCCCTGTTGGCGTTTGTTTTCGAAGTTCAAAGTCATTGGGTGCCGTTCGCATTTATGACCGGCGGTCTCTTCTCGGGACTTGCTGGCTGGATTGGCATGAAGACCGCCACCTTAGCCAGCAGCCGGACAGCTGCGGGTGCCGAACGTTCGCTGAATCAAGGGTTGCAAATTGCTTTCCGAAGTGGCGCCGTAATGGGGCTGACCGTTGTTGGGCTCGGCCTGTTGGATATCACCATCTGGTTTGCGGTGCTGTACGGCATCTTTCAGCTATCGCTTTTGGAAGTAACCGTCACCATGCTTTGCTTTGGGATGGGGGCCAGTTGTCAGGCACTGTTCGCGCGTGTCGGCGGTGGGATCTTTACCAAGGCCGCGGACGTTGGAGCAGACCTCGTAGGAAAAGTCGAAAAGGGGATTCCTGAAGACGATCCACGCAACCCAGCATCGATTGCGGACAACGTAGGGGATAATGTTGGCGACGTGGCTGGCATGGGTGCCGACCTTTACGAAAGCTACTGTGGCAGCATCTTGGCCACGGCAGCTTTGGGAGTGGCAGCGTTCGCTTCGCCGGGCATTGCGTCTGCAGCAGGTTTCGAAAACATGGCGGACGCTCAGCTTCGCGCGTTGTTTCTTCCGATGTTGGTGGCTGCCACCGGTGCGTTACTTTCCATCGCCGGCGTTTATCTTGTTCGGACCAAAGAAGATGCCAATCAAAAAAATCTGTTAGCGGCACTTTCTCGCGGTATTAATGCTTCGACTGCGGCAGTCGCCGTGCTGTCGATCGTGATTTGCATATTTCTGATGCCGGTAGTTCCCGGGGCTTCCTTCCAGATTGGCATTACGATCCCAGGCGTCGCCTTCAGCATCTTGGTTGGCTTGGCTGCTGGATGGTTGATCGGAAAATGGACGGAGTATGCCACCAGCGACGAATTCACACCTACCAAGCGGCTTGCAGAACAATCCGAAACAGGGCCGGCGACGATCATTATCGGTGGAATTGCCGATGGCATGCTCAGTGTTTGGCCGCCGGTGATTGTGATCACCGTGGCAACGATCGCCGCATTTGGCTGTGCTAACGGCTGGAACTTCAACGACCCGAGTCTGTTCGCCCTCGGTCTGTATGGCGTCGGCATCGCTGCGGTTGGCATGCTCAGCACCCTCGGAATCACTCTGGCCACCGACGCTTATGGGCCAATCGCTGATAACGCCGGCGGCAATGCCGAGATGTCTGGCTTAGAACCCATCGTGCGAGAACGAACCGACGCGCTCGATAGTCTTGGCAATACAACAGCCGCCACAGGGAAGGGCTTCGCAATCGGCTCAGCAGCGCTCACCGCGTTGGCCTTGATGGCAGCCTATGTCGAGGAAGTTCGCGAGGGCTTTCGTCGCTGGGGCGAAAGTGTGGCGGAGCAAGTCGAGTACGACACGCCGACGAAAGTCAGTCCAGGTTTTGTCGTCTACAAGGAGAAGCACGATGGGGAAGATCACGTGCACGGCTACCTCACGATGCCAGGCGACCTGCGGCACGAGAAAGTCCAGGCTCTCTGGAAAC
The genomic region above belongs to Blastopirellula marina and contains:
- a CDS encoding sodium-translocating pyrophosphatase, which gives rise to MSLGVWLLWSFVFIASLAALVQAYFFFKGMLEADPGTDRMREIAGFVRQGANAYLTQQYTVVAVFFVAISLVLALLAFVFEVQSHWVPFAFMTGGLFSGLAGWIGMKTATLASSRTAAGAERSLNQGLQIAFRSGAVMGLTVVGLGLLDITIWFAVLYGIFQLSLLEVTVTMLCFGMGASCQALFARVGGGIFTKAADVGADLVGKVEKGIPEDDPRNPASIADNVGDNVGDVAGMGADLYESYCGSILATAALGVAAFASPGIASAAGFENMADAQLRALFLPMLVAATGALLSIAGVYLVRTKEDANQKNLLAALSRGINASTAAVAVLSIVICIFLMPVVPGASFQIGITIPGVAFSILVGLAAGWLIGKWTEYATSDEFTPTKRLAEQSETGPATIIIGGIADGMLSVWPPVIVITVATIAAFGCANGWNFNDPSLFALGLYGVGIAAVGMLSTLGITLATDAYGPIADNAGGNAEMSGLEPIVRERTDALDSLGNTTAATGKGFAIGSAALTALALMAAYVEEVREGFRRWGESVAEQVEYDTPTKVSPGFVVYKEKHDGEDHVHGYLTMPGDLRHEKVQALWKQLGTDGKPTAIPLNLVEVVSTEGEPELKFAGTENELIHVHAATLSDYTNYYEANVMNPRVLVGIFIGAMATFVFCALTMKAVGRAAKGMVEEVRRQFHEKAGIMDGTELPDYAAPVEISTKAAQMEMIIPSLLGLITPIAVGWLLGVGGVLGLLVGALTTGFCLAIFMANSGGSWDNAKKYIEAGHHGGKGSDSHKAAVVGDTVGDPFKDTSGPSLNILIKLMSMVSVVVAGFVVRYSLMAMGIF